A stretch of Cucumis sativus cultivar 9930 chromosome 2, Cucumber_9930_V3, whole genome shotgun sequence DNA encodes these proteins:
- the LOC101210459 gene encoding NADH dehydrogenase [ubiquinone] 1 alpha subcomplex subunit 13-B → MTEAAIRKKPGMASVKDMPILQDGPPPGGFAPVRYARRIPTKGPSAMAIFLTAFGAFSWGMYQVGKGNKIRRALKEEKYAARRAILPVLQAEEDERFVKEWKSYLEYEAEVMKDVPGWKVGESVYNSGKWMPPATGELRPEVW, encoded by the exons ATGACGGAAGCCGCGATTCGGAAGAAACCTGGCATGGCTAGCGTCAAAGATATGCCGATCCTCCAAGACGGGCCACCGCCGGGTGGATTCGCTCCGGTTCGCTACGCTCGCCGGATTCCCACTAAAGGCCCTAGCGCTATGGCCATTTTCCTTACTGCTTTTGGTGCATTCTCTTGGGGGATGTATCAGGTCGGCAAGGGCAACAAGATCCGAAG GGCactgaaagaagaaaaatatgcaGCTCGGCGAGCAATATTGCCTGTGCTTCAAGCTGAGGAAGATGAAAG ATTTGTCAAAGAGTGGAAGAGTTACCTCGAATATGAGGCTGAAGTTATGAAGGATGTGCCTGGTTGGAAAGTTGGTGAAAGTGTTTACAACTCCGGAAAATGGATGCCTCCAGCAACCGGTGAGCTACGACCCGAAGTCTGGtga
- the LOC101210207 gene encoding chaperonin CPN60-2, mitochondrial, producing MHRFASGLASKARLARNSTNQIASRSNWSRNYAAKDVKFGVEARGLMLKGVEDLAEAVKVTMGPKGRNVVIEQSYGAPKVTKDGVTVAKSIEFKDKIKNVGASLVKQVANATNDVAGDGTTCATILTRAIFMEGCKSVAAGMNAMDLRRGISMAVDSVVTNLKSRARMISTSEEIAQVGTISANGEREIGELIAKAMEKVGKEGVITISDGKTLYNELEVVEGMKLDRGYISPYFITNQKNQKCELEDPLILIHEKKISSINAVVKVLELALKRQRPLLIISEDVESDALATLILNKLRAGIKVCAIKAPGFGENRKAGLQDLAVLTGGEVITEELGMNLEKVDLEMLGSCKKITISKDDTVILDGSGDKKAIEERCEQIRAGIEASTSDYDKEKLQERLAKLSGGVAVLKIGGASEAEVGEKKDRVTDALNATKAAVEEGIVPGGGVALLYASKELDKLPTANFDQKIGVQIIQNALKTPVHTIASNAGVEGAVVVGKLLEQDNPDLGYDAAKGEYVDMVKAGIIDPLKVIRTALVDAASVSSLMTTTEAIVVELPKDEKEVPAMGGGMGGMDY from the exons ATGCACCGTTTCGCCTCAGGCCTTGCTTCCAAAGCCCG CCTTGCTAGGAACAGTACTAATCAG ATTGCTAGTCGGTCTAACTGGAGCAGAAACTATGCTGCGAAAGATGTTAAATTTGGGGTGGAGGCTCGAGGTCTTATGCTCAAAGGTGTCGAAGATCTTGCCGAAGCGGTTAAAGTCACAATGGGTCCGAAG GGGCGCAATGTAGTGATTGAACAAAGTTACGGGGCTCCCAAAGTTACAAAAGATGGTGTGACTGTTGCTAAGAGCATCGAgtttaaagataaaatcaaGAATGTTGGTGCCAGTCTTGTGAAGCAGGTTGCTAATGCAACAAATGATGTGGCAGGCGATG GGACCACTTGTGCTACTATTCTTACAAGAGCAATATTTATGGAGGGCTGCAAGTCTGTTGCTGCTGGAATGAATGCCATGGATTTAAGACGTGGTATCTCCATGGCAGTTGATTCTGTAGTAACAAACTTGAAGAGTAGAGCACGAATGATAAGCACATCTGAAGAGATAGCTCAG GTCGGGACAATATCTGCAAATGGAGAAAGGGAAATTGGTGAGTTAATTGCCAAGGCCATGGAGAAAGTTGGCAAGGAGGGTGTGATCACCATTTCG GATGGGAAGACATTATATAATGAGTTGGAAGTCGTTGAAGGAATGAAGTTAGACAGGGGATATATTTCCCCTTATTTCATTACAAACCAAAAGAACCAGAAATGT GAATTGGAGGATCCTCTTATTCTAAtccatgaaaagaaaatctcaaGCATAAATGCTGTAGTCAAAGTTTTGGAGCTGGCTCTGAAG AGGCAAAGACCCCTTCTTATTATTTCCGAAGATGTTGAAAGTGATGCACTAGCCACTCTTATCCTGAATAAGCTCCGTGCTGGAATTAAG GTCTGTGCCATTAAAGCACCAGGTTTTGGGGAAAATAGGAAGGCTGGACTGCAGGACCTTGCAGTTCTCACTGGTGGTGAA GTGATTACTGAAGAGCTTGGAATGAATCTTGAGAAAGTTGATCTGGAAATGCTTGGCTCTTGCAAGAAG ATCACAATTTCAAAGGATGATACAGTTATTCTTGATGGTTCGGGTGACAAGAAAGCTATTGAGGAAAGATGTGAACAG ATAAGGGCTGGTATCGAAGCAAGCACTTCGGACTATGACAAGGAGAAGTTACAGGAGAGATTGGCGAAACTCTCTGGCGGCGTTGCTGTATTGAAG ATTGGAGGAGCAAGTGAAGCAGAAGTGGGTGAAAAGAAGGATAGAGTCACAGACGCCTTGAATGCCACAAAAGCAGCTGTTGAAGAAGGAATAGTACCAG GGGGTGGTGTTGCACTTTTGTACGCATCCAAAGAACTGGACAAACTTCCAACCGCCAACTTTGATCAGAAGATTGGAGTCCAGATTATTCAGAATGCTCTGAAG ACACCCGTACACACAATTGCATCAAACGCTGGAGTTGAGGGAGCCGTTGTGGTTGGAAAGCTCTTGGAGCAGGACAACCCTGATCTTGGTTATGATGCTGCAAAAG GTGAATATGTAGACATGGTCAAAGCTGGCATCATTGATCCTCTGAAAGTAATTAGAACTGCACTTGTTGACGCTGCTAG tgtTTCCTCTTTGATGACAACAACGGAAGCCATTGTAGTCGAACTGCCCAAGGACGAAAAGGAAGTTCCAGCAATGGGTGGCGGCATGGGTGGAATGGACTACTAA